In one Lolium rigidum isolate FL_2022 chromosome 3, APGP_CSIRO_Lrig_0.1, whole genome shotgun sequence genomic region, the following are encoded:
- the LOC124701363 gene encoding pre-mRNA-splicing factor cwf23-like yields MAAPGQDGDDVDHYEVLRLPSGAEGAALTVEQIEKAYRTQSRLRHPDKRPDDPNATADFQRLAGSYKLLRDEPLRRQFDARLRGRREAAARAAATGVKRRRAVSDLEERERAFASGGGPYVDPDELARREDKRKAADIDRELSELKARKNSRISGSASTSAHGDRKGGTRENGVKTDKGNYLKVSWEGGADYYTAAKLEDIFKQFGKVEDIVIKTKKSRNRGSAIVVMATKEAAKTALKNHSVYNVFPVPLMVTPVEESGGSPAFATPPSEPPSTINIDGTGFVDMEELVFRKLQEVQKRKQCG; encoded by the exons ATGGCGGCGCCGGGGCAGGACGGCGACGACGTGGACCACTACGAGGTGCTGCGCCTCCCGTCGGGCGCGGAGGGCGCAGCCCTAACCGTCGAGCAGATCGAGAAGGCCTACCGCACGCAGTCCCGCCTGCGCCACCCCGACAAGCGCCCCGACGACCCCAACGCCACCGCCGACTTCCAGCGCCTCGCCGGCTCCTACAAGCTCCTCCGCGACGAGCCCCTCCGCCGCCAGTTCGACGCgcgcctccgcggccgccgcgaggccgccgcccgcgccgccgccaccggggtCAAGCGCCGCAGGGCCGTCTCCGACCTcgaggagcgcgagcgcgccttcGCGTCCGGCGGGGGCCCGTACGTCGACCCCGACGAGCTCGCCAGGCGCGAGGACAAGCGGAAGGCCGCCGACATCGACCGCGAGCTCAGCGAGTTGAAGGCCAGGAAGAACTCGCGCATCTCGGGATCTGCTTCGACCTCG gcACATGGAGACAGGAAGGGTGGAACTCGAGAGAACGGGGTAAAAACTGACAAGGGGAATTATTTGAAGGTTTCATGGGAAGGTGGAGCAGATTACTATACTGCTGCAAAGTTGGAGGACATCTTTAAGCAATTCGGCAAGGTTGAAGACATTGTGATCAAGACCAAAAAATCAAGGAACAGGGGTTCAGCAATTGTTGTCATGGCTACTAAAGAGGCAGCA AAAACCGCACTGAAGAACCATTCTGTGTACAATGTCTTCCCGGTCCCACTAATGGTTACTCCTGTTGAAGAATCGGGTGGCTCACCAGCATTCGCAACTCCACCATCTGAACCACCGAGTACAATCAACATTGATGGAACTGGATTTGTTGATATGGAAGAGTTGGTATTCCGGAAACTTCAAGAG GTCCAGAAGAGGAAGCAATGTGGATAA